ACTACCGGTGGATTTTACGGAGTTATCATTGATGTTATGGAAGAAGTTATTATTGTTGAATTCGGTAACAATAAAAACTGCCGTATACCAATGAAAAAGACAGCTGTTGTTGAGGTCGAAAAACCAGGTGCAGCACAGACTGAAAGCAGCAAATAATTAACAATAATAAATGTGCTTACTTAAAAAGCTGGAGAACCTTATATAAGAAAAAGGTCTCCGGCTTTTTATTAGCCCAGAACTATTTATTCCAGCAAGCTTTGCTAATTTATAATCTGGCTCTAAGCTTTTCTAAGATTTCATAGGGAACCTTTAGATTGCCTCTGCCGGTACCAATCTGAATGTCCGGCTTATTTTTACCATGAAAATCAGAGCCACCGGTCATAGCCAAATCATATTTGTTGGCAATTCTGCGTATATGACCTTCATCAAAGCCTGTATTAGCCGAGTAGATTGTTTCCACACCATCAAGCCCATAATCTTTCAGATAAGCCACCATAGCTTCCACTTCCGGCAATGTGAATTTATAGAGCAGAGGATGGGCTATAACAGCTAGCCCCCCTGCGGAGTGAATGAGTGATATAGCTTCCTCGGGAGACAGATATTCTCTGGGAACATAATAAGGAGAGTCATCATGTAAGTACTTTGTAAATGCATCCTGATTGGTTTTAACATAACCGTGTTCCACCATATACTTGGCAAAATGAGCCCTGGTTAAAACAGCATCACCTTCAGCCTCTTTTAATTTGTCAACAGTAATATCTATACCAGCAGTTCTTAGATTGGCAGTCATTTTATGATTTCTTTCTTCTCTGCGTATTCTTGCCTGTTCAAGAGAATCGTATAGTTGTCCGCTGTTAGTATCTACGAATAAACCTAAAATATGGATATCTTTTTTGCGATAGGAAACTGAGATTTCTGTTCCGGGAATAATTTGTATAAAAGTACCTTCCTCTTTTAAGATATCTGATTCTTTATTTGCCTCTGGTATACCTGCCAATGTATCGTGATCAGTCAAGGCGATAGCAGCTAGTTGTTTTTCAGATGCAAGTCTTACCACTTTGGCGGGAGACAGGGTACCATCTGAAGCACTGGAATGAACATGTAAATCAATATATTTCATAGATTAATTTCCTTTCAGAATGATATTAAATAATAGGTTTAGGCTTTTGACACCCAAATCATATCAATTAAAAGCTCGTGCCGTTAACCCAATATTTCATTGAATTAAATCAATTCACTTAAGTTTGGTATATTATATCATAAAGTACATAAAAACCAAAATCCTAAATAGAAATAGTGTATTCTTTCATAATCAAGAATATTAAAGATTCTGTCTTAATATATTACTATATAAATAAAGCGGAGGATTCAAATGGACAAAGTAATACACCGTGACTCTAAGGTTATGACAATTTTAAAAGATTTATTGATTGCTTATATTGTAACCGGATTAATGCTTTTAATAGTAGCGTTTTTCATGTTAAAGCTGGATATATCGGGTGGCATTTTAAGTGGTCTGGTTATAGCAACCTATGTCTTGTCAGCCTTTGTAGGTGGTTTTCTATTAGGCAAAAATGCAGAGCAGAAGCGATTTATGTGGGGATTATTTATGGGTGCACTGTACTTTATTGTTCTAATATTAATCTCCATTCTTATGGATTCTTTTATGGGCTTAGAAGCGTCAAGAGCAATTAA
The nucleotide sequence above comes from Anaerocolumna cellulosilytica. Encoded proteins:
- a CDS encoding PHP domain-containing protein, with amino-acid sequence MKYIDLHVHSSASDGTLSPAKVVRLASEKQLAAIALTDHDTLAGIPEANKESDILKEEGTFIQIIPGTEISVSYRKKDIHILGLFVDTNSGQLYDSLEQARIRREERNHKMTANLRTAGIDITVDKLKEAEGDAVLTRAHFAKYMVEHGYVKTNQDAFTKYLHDDSPYYVPREYLSPEEAISLIHSAGGLAVIAHPLLYKFTLPEVEAMVAYLKDYGLDGVETIYSANTGFDEGHIRRIANKYDLAMTGGSDFHGKNKPDIQIGTGRGNLKVPYEILEKLRARL
- a CDS encoding TIGR04086 family membrane protein; amino-acid sequence: MDKVIHRDSKVMTILKDLLIAYIVTGLMLLIVAFFMLKLDISGGILSGLVIATYVLSAFVGGFLLGKNAEQKRFMWGLFMGALYFIVLILISILMDSFMGLEASRAINVFVICLFSGMLGGMVS